Below is a window of Theropithecus gelada isolate Dixy chromosome 15, Tgel_1.0, whole genome shotgun sequence DNA.
CCCACCGCGCCCTACGAGGACCAGCGGCCGACCGGTGGCGGGGGTCTGCGGCGACCCACCGGCCTCTTCGAGGGCCAGCGCAACTACCTGCCCAACTTCATCCAGAGCGTGCTGTCGTCCATCGACCTGCGCGACCGCCAGGGCTGCACCATGGTGGTGGGCAGCGACGGCAGGTACTTTAGCAGGACGGCCATCGAGATCGTGGTGCAGATGGCCGCGGCCAACGGGGTGAGTGACCGGATGCCCCTCGCTTCCCGCCTCGCCGCCGCCATGCGCTCTCCTAGCCCATGTCCCCCGACTGCCTCCGGGCCCAGTTGGGAGGCCCCCGCCCGGCTCCGCTACCTCACTCCGGCTTCTTTACCCTCCAGCGCCCCACCCCCGCCGCACCCGCAGCCTCCCTGGCGCATCCCGGACGCCGGGTTCTATTAGTACCCACCGCCCCCAAAAACATTGAGGGGTCTCCGTCGTTCCTGGAGCCACTCCGGGCGCCCGGACTCTTCTCCGACTCTGGCCACATCCCGCACCTGCTCATTTTTCTTTCGGACATTGTCTTGCCCGGCCCTGTCATTTCCAAGGCAATTCCTGGGTTTTCATATTGTTCCCAACACGTTCGCTGCCCACCGTCCCCACACAATCTTCTTTCGTAGGCTCCCAACAAAGTCCCCCGGCCCATGCCCTTTTTGCAATAATCTCCCAATCCCCTAAGTCTTAGCTCTGCTTATTTAACAGTAGTGGTgtcacagaacacacacacacacacacacacacacacgcacgcgatCCCTGACATATTTGGCAAGAGTGGGCCCTgaaggtttttaatattttggttcTTTAACCCGGTAGAATTATtgaatgatttatttaattaGGGTAGGGATGGAGTGGATCAATTTGTTTGATGTTAAACAGCCTGAGCTCGCAGTTCCCAGGAGGCATATCTCTAAATGGTCTGAAATGAGATTTGCAGTGGTTTTCTTAATGCAATTCCCAACTTCTCTCCAAATGCCTTTTGGCATTTGACAACATTTCATGCCTCTTCCTCTTTCGGTTTTCATCCttgtttcctctcctttctcccacgACCTCGTAGTCTTCTTTTGCAATCCAGATTCTCAGACTTCGGATTTTTCTCCCACTGCCCCTTTCCTCACTGTCCTATAACTATAAGCACCTTTTGGTATAGCCCCATATCCCAGTTTCCTCTTTCCCAAGTCCGGCAGCATCTCAAGGACATCTACAAGAGGGATACCTAATTTCAGGGGTCGCTGAATTATCTGTGGAAAACATTGTCTAAAAAAGTAATTTCATCCTTATTCATGCAACCAGAGCCACACTCatagaatttttctttaatggaaaGTCTCTTGCAGATGTATAAATGAGTGTTaacatatttaaaagcaaaactgaaCAATTTCCTGGCATTTGAATTTTCTCCTTCCAACcctctccttttcattttctcgtttattattaaaaacatttttaaaggatctcCATGCTTCATATTTATCTACTATAATTTCCCCTCCTCAGTGTCTCAGGGATGGggaaagatgattttttaaaaaacataataaaaaacaattggGAGAAACAGGGCCAGTAGTGTTGGGGTGGGTGGTGGAATTGTGATTTTTGACTCCAGCAGACAATGATGCTGGAGATACGGGGTTtgcatttctctctggctgctctctTGGGATTGATGAAGATTGGCTAGAATCAGGGAGTTGAAGAGAGGTTGACAAATGGTCTTTCACTCTTTTCTGACAAGGCTGTTCCCATGGAGTGATGGAGAATAATGAGCCTTGGGAGAGCTATGGGAGCTCTCATACTCCTTCCCCGGCCAATTTTTTTAGGGAGTGAGAGAAACATGGCCTGTCCAATACTTGTGTGTCAGGATATTTTTGAAGCTACAGTTGTTGATTTGC
It encodes the following:
- the LOC112608194 gene encoding uncharacterized protein LOC112608194, with the protein product MGRGTLLGAYERRLCGDGGQRTCWEQYENPGIALEMTGPGKTMSERKMSRCGMWPESEKSPGARSGSRNDGDPSMFLGAVEEKKNGIHAVPILQMKTGGLFL